A portion of the Kitasatospora sp. NBC_00240 genome contains these proteins:
- a CDS encoding helix-turn-helix transcriptional regulator, giving the protein MVGGSARVRPPRDLTGDPEAWPHLASADVGAEAVREVSRRLADALAEQGTSLRQTAAASGVNRQAIADLLAGRSWPDIATVARLEHFLAVPLYPHRGGTRIAHGERPFRPRDAVPGTTK; this is encoded by the coding sequence ATGGTCGGCGGAAGCGCCCGCGTGCGCCCCCCTAGGGATCTGACCGGGGATCCGGAAGCCTGGCCCCATCTGGCCAGCGCCGATGTCGGGGCGGAAGCCGTCCGGGAGGTCTCCCGCCGCCTCGCCGACGCCCTCGCCGAGCAGGGAACGAGCCTGCGTCAGACCGCAGCCGCATCCGGCGTCAACCGGCAGGCGATCGCCGACCTCCTGGCCGGCCGGTCCTGGCCGGACATCGCGACCGTCGCCCGCCTGGAGCACTTCCTCGCCGTGCCGTTGTATCCGCACCGCGGCGGAACGCGCATCGCGCATGGTGAACGGCCTTTCCGTCCCCGCGACGCTGTCCCGGGGACGACGAAATAG